From bacterium, the proteins below share one genomic window:
- a CDS encoding S8 family serine peptidase gives MTNAKSKVLRSLRHLVAAAMLASVLAISAQAQAPATYKEPTYTEGELLIQVSRYVDAKAVGDAFPIQGLRAVELLSPDMNIWLYSYDDAGWTKEMRESFLEDVRDNYGVLLAQFNHHVTLRATIPNDAGFGQQYCHNNTGQSGGTVDADMDSPEAWDITTGGTTSTGDEIVVAIVDGGCDLAHPDINYWKNSDEIPSNGIDDDANGYIDDYDGWDAYAMDGSVPSNSHGTHCAGIAAARGNNGIGVTGVSWNCKVMPVAGSSGTESIVVRAYAYVLKERKLYNQTNGAQGTFVVATNSSFGVDFGQPANFPLWCAYYDSLGNAGVLNACATANQNINVDTNGDIPTACGSPYMISVTNTTRTDARNSGAAYGLTTIDLGAAGTDVYSTLPGASYGNNTGTSMATPQVCGAIGLLWSEACVTMMAAYKQNPGALALVMRDFLLDGVDPKPSLAGITVTGGRLNVYNSLLLVQSYPCGVSISHTGLTDTKEIVNPYPVVCNIAADAALVPDSLFLKYTINFTPYLDTLVTTGNPNEYVGYIPAQSPGTEINYYLEAHAINGKADTTATYSFRVIDYAMLLTPSASSTSGAVDDTVFHNFTLTNDGLFNDSYNLSLTGVNWATGIYDNAGTSVISSTGTLAPNAIFNFKVRVIVPLSSYGQQDTSFVTAVSVAEPLVTKTSSVRTTSAGQPLTLPFVDTFPTTTLEVAKWVYNTGATIDGVGTSEPSALYSLRLNGSADTVMSQAIDMEVSEGVNFSYAYERTGGGSSPETGDDLIIEYFNDQGNWVELSRQFGSGADMTAYATVTIGAPLDAYHSAFRLRLRSVGASDDDWFVDDIGLDFGPEIAVNHASFDETVAIGDSTNEQLIISNSGLGGLNYSLVLLPDFSKRMQLFSDLAASGQVNPASYATEQPLLPESKAQETSNQRGPEVVYDAGGPDNFGYYWVDSDQPGGPVYNWVDIEGTGTQVTGLADDNFVGPFPIGFSFAYYDSVYTQFYIASNGYIGFGPTTDYDGLTNGGLPSNATPNNAIYWCWDDLNILDTDNPGGKVLYQVVGSDLVIQFEKYPEYNSNAVVGNIITAQIILSPSGNIKIQYESAGANMDLLGCTIGMENKNGLDGLQVALNAAYIHAGLAVEFTKPAQWLYLSSLGGSVAPGTADTIDLLFSSADLDTGIYKSKINIYNNDPVPGNNPLVVPAKLTVTPPPPPYTCGDCDNSTVVNISDAVYLIAFVFSGGPAPNPLMSADADCSGGVSISDAVYLIAYVFSGGPSPCAACK, from the coding sequence ATGACAAATGCTAAGAGCAAGGTCCTCCGCTCTTTACGACATTTGGTCGCAGCGGCAATGCTGGCATCTGTACTTGCGATTTCAGCGCAGGCACAGGCACCGGCGACTTACAAGGAACCAACTTACACAGAAGGCGAACTGCTGATTCAGGTCAGCCGCTACGTCGACGCCAAGGCGGTCGGGGATGCTTTTCCGATTCAGGGTCTCAGGGCGGTCGAACTGCTTTCGCCGGACATGAATATTTGGCTCTATTCGTATGATGATGCGGGCTGGACCAAGGAAATGCGCGAGTCATTCCTTGAAGATGTTCGCGACAACTATGGAGTGCTGCTGGCACAGTTCAACCACCATGTGACTTTGCGCGCCACGATACCGAATGACGCAGGATTTGGTCAACAGTACTGCCACAACAATACCGGCCAATCAGGCGGCACCGTAGACGCTGATATGGATAGTCCTGAAGCTTGGGACATCACTACCGGCGGCACCACGAGCACCGGTGATGAAATCGTCGTCGCGATTGTCGACGGCGGTTGCGATCTCGCTCACCCTGATATCAACTATTGGAAAAACAGCGACGAAATCCCGAGCAACGGTATTGACGATGATGCCAATGGCTATATCGACGACTATGATGGTTGGGATGCGTACGCCATGGATGGTTCAGTGCCGAGCAACTCGCACGGAACTCACTGCGCCGGTATTGCTGCAGCGCGCGGCAACAACGGAATTGGCGTAACCGGCGTTAGCTGGAATTGCAAGGTCATGCCTGTTGCAGGTTCATCCGGAACGGAGTCCATCGTTGTTCGTGCTTATGCATATGTGCTGAAAGAGAGAAAGCTTTACAATCAGACCAACGGCGCACAGGGTACGTTCGTTGTCGCAACCAACTCATCGTTCGGTGTCGACTTCGGCCAGCCGGCCAACTTCCCGCTGTGGTGCGCATACTACGATTCACTTGGAAATGCCGGTGTTCTTAATGCCTGCGCTACTGCAAATCAGAACATCAATGTTGATACCAACGGCGATATCCCGACAGCTTGCGGAAGCCCCTATATGATTTCCGTAACTAACACGACGCGCACTGACGCACGTAATTCGGGTGCCGCTTATGGACTGACGACAATCGATCTTGGCGCTGCCGGGACCGATGTTTATTCCACACTCCCCGGTGCGAGCTACGGCAACAACACCGGTACTTCAATGGCCACACCGCAAGTTTGCGGCGCGATTGGTCTCTTGTGGTCGGAAGCTTGCGTTACGATGATGGCGGCTTACAAACAGAACCCCGGCGCGCTGGCTCTTGTAATGCGCGATTTCTTGCTCGACGGTGTTGATCCGAAACCATCGCTGGCGGGAATCACTGTCACCGGCGGACGTTTGAATGTTTACAACAGTCTTCTGCTCGTGCAAAGTTATCCTTGCGGTGTTTCTATCTCGCACACCGGTCTTACCGACACGAAAGAGATAGTCAATCCGTATCCGGTGGTGTGTAACATCGCTGCCGATGCTGCGCTTGTTCCGGACTCTTTGTTCTTGAAGTATACGATCAACTTCACGCCGTATCTTGACACGTTGGTCACGACGGGCAATCCGAATGAGTACGTTGGTTACATTCCGGCGCAGTCGCCTGGAACCGAGATCAATTATTATCTCGAAGCACATGCCATCAACGGCAAAGCGGATACCACCGCGACCTATTCGTTCCGCGTGATCGATTACGCAATGCTGCTCACGCCGAGTGCTTCGTCGACATCCGGTGCGGTCGATGACACGGTGTTCCACAACTTCACACTGACCAATGACGGCTTGTTCAATGACAGCTATAACTTGAGTTTGACCGGCGTCAATTGGGCGACTGGTATCTACGACAACGCCGGCACGTCAGTAATCTCTTCCACCGGCACACTGGCGCCGAATGCGATATTCAACTTCAAGGTGCGAGTGATTGTGCCGCTGTCATCCTATGGCCAGCAGGACACCTCGTTTGTGACGGCGGTATCCGTCGCCGAACCGCTGGTGACCAAGACTTCGTCCGTGCGTACAACCTCGGCTGGTCAGCCTTTGACGCTGCCGTTCGTTGATACCTTCCCGACCACGACACTCGAAGTCGCCAAGTGGGTTTACAACACCGGCGCTACGATTGATGGTGTCGGTACCAGCGAACCGTCAGCACTCTACAGCCTTCGCCTCAATGGCTCTGCCGACACGGTGATGTCGCAGGCAATCGACATGGAAGTTTCCGAAGGCGTCAATTTCAGCTATGCTTATGAACGTACCGGCGGCGGCAGTTCGCCTGAGACCGGTGACGATTTGATTATTGAGTATTTCAACGACCAGGGCAATTGGGTGGAGTTGAGCCGCCAGTTTGGTTCCGGTGCCGACATGACCGCCTATGCGACAGTCACTATCGGCGCTCCGCTTGATGCCTATCATTCGGCATTCCGCCTGCGTTTACGCAGTGTCGGCGCCTCCGACGACGATTGGTTTGTCGACGACATCGGTCTGGACTTCGGTCCAGAGATCGCTGTCAACCATGCCAGCTTCGACGAGACCGTCGCTATCGGCGATTCGACGAATGAGCAGTTGATTATCTCCAACTCAGGTCTTGGCGGGCTGAACTACTCGCTGGTGCTTCTGCCTGACTTCTCCAAGCGGATGCAGTTGTTCTCAGACCTTGCCGCATCCGGCCAGGTCAATCCGGCCAGCTATGCCACTGAACAGCCGCTGCTTCCGGAATCGAAAGCACAGGAGACTTCCAATCAGCGCGGACCGGAGGTCGTTTATGATGCCGGCGGTCCCGACAACTTCGGTTATTACTGGGTTGATTCCGATCAGCCGGGTGGTCCGGTGTACAACTGGGTCGACATCGAAGGGACCGGTACTCAGGTGACCGGTTTGGCAGACGACAACTTTGTCGGTCCATTCCCGATCGGATTCAGTTTCGCATACTATGATTCAGTCTATACGCAGTTCTACATTGCCAGCAACGGCTACATCGGTTTCGGTCCGACCACCGATTATGACGGCTTGACCAACGGCGGCTTGCCGTCGAACGCCACGCCGAACAATGCCATTTACTGGTGCTGGGATGACTTGAATATTCTTGATACTGACAATCCGGGCGGCAAGGTGCTGTATCAGGTTGTCGGCAGTGATCTTGTGATCCAGTTCGAGAAGTATCCGGAGTACAACTCCAATGCCGTCGTCGGCAACATCATCACGGCGCAGATCATTTTGTCGCCGAGCGGCAACATCAAGATTCAGTATGAATCGGCAGGCGCCAATATGGATCTGCTTGGCTGCACGATCGGTATGGAGAACAAGAACGGTCTTGACGGTTTGCAGGTAGCTCTTAATGCCGCCTACATCCATGCTGGGCTCGCCGTTGAGTTCACCAAGCCGGCGCAGTGGCTGTATCTGTCATCGCTGGGCGGCAGTGTCGCTCCGGGCACAGCGGATACGATTGACTTGCTCTTCTCGTCGGCTGATCTTGACACCGGCATTTACAAGTCGAAGATCAACATCTACAACAACGATCCGGTGCCGGGCAACAACCCGCTGGTAGTACCGGCGAAGTTGACTGTGACGCCTCCTCCTCCGCCGTACACTTGCGGTGATTGCGACAACAGCACCGTGGTCAACATCTCGGACGCTGTCTATCTGATCGCATTCGTCTTCTCCGGAGGTCCGGCTCCCAATCCGCTGATGTCAGCCGATGCCGACTGCAGCGGCGGGGTGAGCATCTCCGACGCGGTGTACTTGATCGCTTACGTCTTCTCAGGCGGACCATCGCCTTGCGCAGCTTGTAAGTAG